CCTGATCAGCTTCCGCATAATCCAACTCAATGGCAGCAAACATGGGATTATCAAACCCGCAGTCAACCCCACAAATCGAATACACAATAGTATGTGACTTGTGCGCCTCCAAGGGCGACGAAATTGTCAACCTAGCAGAAGTATCCCTATTCAAAACGTAAACAAGCTTCTGCTTCTCACATGCCCCAACCATAACAGCCCTACCCTTAGGATCAATAGCCAAATACTGACCCGGAACTATCCTCCGACAACCCGATTTCCCGAAAGTCTCCTGGTGAATCTTATCAAACACATTCTTCTCCTTATTATACTCAAGAATCACAATCCGACCCGAATCGGACCCGACAACAATATAGTCCTTCTGAGACCCAGTGAGCCTAAACTGAGCTAACGACCTAATTGCGCCGAAAATTTCAACAGAGAGGAGAGTCTGGATCTTACCATTTTCGTCTGGGCGGAGAAGGTCGAGAACTTTGCCGCGGGCGACTACGATCTCCTGGGCCTTGCCGCCGGAGAAGTTTCCGTTGATGGCGCAGACTATGCCGGTGGCGCGCTGGAGAGTGAGGCTGTAGAGGTACATGGCATGGAAATTTGGAGCTGCCGGAAAAAGCTAGGGTTTTGGGAGGACGGTGAAGTGGGAAGTGTTGGGACCTCGCGAGGTTTAGGCCCGTTTAGGGTTTTGAATACTCCAGTAAGAGAGAGGCTGAAACTTCGTCAGAAATCGGGGATGTgtttataattaaataagcCTAATTGCACCTTTAGTCCCcttatttattcatattttcactTTCATCAAAGTTATTGTTTTGTTTCAGTTTTGTCCTTGTAGTTTCATTTGGTTAGCAACTTTAGCCCAATCTATTAATGTAAttactcttctttttttttttggctttttaacaaaaatgatcatttagatttgcataacttctcactttggttcttgagtttgtccacaatcaacaattttggtcattccttgaaaaatctccataaaataagggcaaaaatattctcaatttttgtcaaatcattttagcctattgtttattaaattgaggttacttttttcattttgatccttatttaacataattttttacctaagtactaaaatgattgattgtAGACAAACTTAGGGATCAattatattgatttcaaatctcaaggaccagaGGAATTATGCAAATCTTAAAAATCATTTTGACTGAAAAACCCTCTTTTTTTAGAAGTAAAATTAAGGACAATTGTGCACTCTTTCGTCGTAGGTAGCATGTAATAACTGACATTTTGCTACAATATACTCGAAACAAACATATTTTACTtacaaattaccaaattttgtaCTCTCGTCGATGATAGCATGTAATAGTTTGTTTCGATCAAGTGTCATTTCCTACAAGATACTCGCAATAAACAGATTTTACTTACAAATTACCATATTGATGCTATGTAGGTCACTAATTTTCTCGGAGTATGATTCTCTCTCATTCAAATCTCATTCTTTTCAATAGGGCTCTTTCACTTTCCTCATTTTCTCTTTCTATGAAGAAGTCAACGctaaatgttgacgtgatttaatcgTGACCGTATTGGATGAGGAGAATTTGGAGAGGAGAAAATCCTATTCCAATTTTCTCACTACACCTATAGGTGATTATGAACTCGTGTACAAATAACAATTGCACTTAAAAGTTTAGTGAGCACAAATGATGGATTGCTCTGGCCATTAGAGCTTTTCTCTTTAATCGATTGTATTTCGGTTCAATTCCTCCCTTTAGTATAGATTAGTTTAGAATATAGCTTAAAAGAAGGTTAAAGTAAGAGCTTGTCTTAATTGTCTGAATATATTAAGATCCACAACTAACCATTACCAATTCAACCACCCCATGTAACCAAATCCACTGATCACCTCTTCGTCTTATACATGACAAATAAACTACAAACAAAGTAGCTACACACATAATATGTAGAAAGAAAATGGCCAAGCACCTTTCCTTCCTAGCCATGTCCTTATTAGTCCTGCTACTCACCACCGCCACGATCCACCCGTCCACCGCCGCTCGAAGCCTCGGCAGTTCAACCCCAACACACCCTCACAACCACCACAAAATCACTTTCCTAATGAGAAATGTTCTCAATGTAACCCACCCCTCATCATCCCTGTCCAAACCTTCAACCACTAAAGTGACTAGCCAGCTTCCCTTCTCAAAACCAATAGGCCTGCTTCCTCCCAACGGAGGAGTCCCCCTCCCTGAAACAATCCCCGCCACACAAACCCTAGATTTATCCGGTGTCGGACTATTTTTTCCTGCTAGGGCTACACTCCAAGAACTGGAACTTGGGATTGTAACCCTGATTGACGAGGACATCTTTGAAAGCTCAGGGTATTATGGTCCACAAATCATTGGAAAAGCACAAGGGATTTTTGTTGCAAGTTCTGAAGATGGGAGCAGTCACATGATGGCTATGACTGCACATTTCGCCGATGGCAGATTTAAGGACGGGTTAAGATTTTTTGGGGTGCACCGGACGGACGTGGATAAGCGGGACGGGTCTCATGTTGCTGTCATTGGTGGGATTGGGAAGTATGAGGGTGCAAATGGCTATGCAACTGTTAATGCAGTAAATAATGCAGGGGCTAATGCTATTTGGGAAGAAGAAAACAAGCTTCTTAGGCTCAATATTTACCTCAGCTAGTAGCTTGAAACCTTGTTATGTCGAAACGTCAAAATTATGTGTTTTCGGGCCACTATCTCGTTGCCGCATATGCCCCAAAAATTTTAGGACCGACCCTGCTTATTATGTATAAGATCCTGCTTGAGAGGCAGTTAattttcattgttcttttttCAAAAGAACTATATAATTGTAGATTTCTGATTTATTATGATTTGATATTCCAAATTACAAAGAGGATGATAATATACAACTATTTTTCCAATGAATAATTTATAAACTTCATTGTGGTGGATGAAAAAGGTGGAGCAGATTGAAACACAAATCTGGAATAATGGCTAGAAACCAACACTACTGaacttatttttaagtttaattatgTCGAAACGTCACACGAAAACATGCTACCGATGGATTTCTGCAGTTTTGTGTTCAAGTATGATCAACCTGAGGactaaaggaaaactaatgaaaatgatttgaaaactttgagttttaacgaaaatgacaaaaaaaatgataaaatgaatGGTATTATGAttgatttttagtgtaaaaatgtggtttttcgttaaaatgaacagtactatGAGCTTTTTGTTAACGTTCCCAATTTTCGAGTTTTCAAATAGCTTTGTAGAAATCGAAAGAACAGGGAACTGGCTTACTATAACTCCACTTAACTTGATGAAAACGTGCAAGTCtatgttttttttcatttggagtatatattcttttatttattactCATCAATCATAAAAGATATATATCTCCGGTTGTAGGGTAGATTCTCTTCATGACACATATACATTGTAACATGAAATTATACACACGTACATTGTGACATGAAATTATACGTTAAGTGGTTACGGTAGTTATTTAGTAATTGGGTGTGATGTGGTTATACTTACTCAAAATTGCCTCAGGTTAAATCTCCTAAAGGTTAAGCCAAAATTCCAGGCTGAGATGGGCAGCACCTAATAAGCACGTATACCAGCACCATCTTAACTACTAAAAAATGGTACCAATTCCATTTTATGGAGGGAGttggtttttcaaccaaaaacacCCTGCTAAGAAAAAAGGGTGCACCAACTCCATCACTTGATACAACTCCAATACAAACTATAAATAACAGCACAAATCTTTTCATTTCTCAAACAGAACTCACTCAAATCCAATACATTTCTCAAGAGTCAAAGATTCAATACAAAACCCTTCATTTCTTCACAATCTGACAACCCAAAAATGGCAAAGTCCCACAAATCGCTCAAGTCCACACTCTACATCTTGCTCCTAGCCATCACCCTTGGATTTGCCGGCTCAGCTAGGATCCTCGACGAGGCGCAACCCGTAGCATCCAATCCTCTTCAGACAACTGTCCCTACCACGAACCCTCTGCCAAGTGGCCAAATCCCTATCATCGCCCCCGCCACCACAACTGTTGATGACGATGTCGACGACGCTGACTCACCAATCCCTGAGACTGATGCCCCGCCAGAAGCTGACGTGGTGCCTCCTGTAGTGCCTCCTGTAGTCCCTCCTGTCACAACCGTCCCACAAGCTAACTCACCACTACCAGAGACACACGACGAACCTGCCATAGTGCCAACACCGGTTGCTAATGTGGCACCCGTAGCAACACCTGCCGTTCCAGTCACCACACCCGTGGCAGGTCCTGTCACCACATCGCCAACCGGGCCCGCCGCAACTGCCGCGGTCGCCAGAACGGAAACCCCGCATTTGTCCTTTTTCATGCACGACATCCTAGGAGGATCCCACCCATCAGTCAGAGTGGTGACCGGCCTCATCGCCAACACAGTCCTCAACCCCGCATTCTCcaaacccaacaacaacatCTTCCCCGTCAGCGGTGGAACCCCACTATCCAACAACAACATCAATGGCttcctcaacaacaacaacatcccCAACATCGCCGGCCTCAGTGGCCTCACCAACTCCCAATCCAGCACGGTCATACAGAACAGCGGCAACAACAACATCGTCAACGACGGCAGCAACCAGCCCTTCGTCACTGCCGGCCAGCTCCCCAACGGAGCCACCCTCCAGAAGCTCATGTTCGGCTCGGTGACCGTGATCGACGACGACCTGACCGAAGGACACGAGCTGGGGTCTGCCGTGCTCGGCAAGGCACAGGGCTTTTACCTGGCTAGCTCGCTGGACGGGAACAGCCACACCATGGCTTTTACTATGTTGCTGCACGCAGGTGAACATGATGTGGAGGACACCATTAGCCTATTTGGCGTCCACCGTACGGCGTCTCCGGTGTCCCACATTGCTGTGATTGGTGGGACTGGGAAGTACGAGAATGCGAACGGGTACGCCGCCATAGAGAGCCTGCACCAGGTGGACCAGCACACGACTGATGGGGTGGATACCATTATGCAGATCAGCGTTTACCTTTCTGAATAGAAAGTGGTGGTGTGTTTTTATTTCCCATTTAGGGTTGTGACATACTTCACAATTTCAATGTGCATTTGATGTATTTTCTATGTGTGTCttttaattgaatgaaaaatgaaaactttgTTATTAAAATGTCTGAACAGActcgtttctttttcttttatttgagcGATATTCTACTTTAATTTAGTCTAAACTAATGAGAAAGCATATCCGCTCAAGCCAAAGCCACTACTCCAGATACAgatttgttttttgttcaaCCAAAGAAAATAACCAATGATTAAGGCAGAGAATCTATGATTCTATATCATCACTTTTTCTCTGCTGTTTCTGTGTTCAAACTTCTAAGGTTGAATCAATAGACACCATTATTTTCTCTTTTGATTGATTCAAGTTCATTTCGTAATATATTCCTAGCCTATTCCTTCAACTTGTAGGAGTCTCATGTTTTTGACAGATTTCGTAGAAtctgttgagagttgtcccacatcagtGAGAGACAATGTTTGTTATAtgcttatatgatcttgggctactcctcatattgccaattgattttatggtggaacctcaatttcatgaTGGTATtatgattttatggtggaacctcaatttgtgtgaagccaaacggccacacgcactccacgtcacccagttgttgttcacatgtaggcttgaaaatccgccaCACGTGCGGGAGCATGTTGAGAGTTGTtccacatcggtgagggacaatGTTTGCTATGGGCTTATATGATCTTAGGCTACttctcatattgtcaattggttttatggtggaaccccaatTTCATCAGAATCCAATATCTAATCGATTAGTTAACATGTCAGTTACCCTTTTCTGAAACGCGGCTTATCAGATTATCTATCGAGCAATGAAACAGGTTCAAGATATTCCATAGTCCATATTACTACTTGCTAGACCTTTTATACAGACTTGAGGGCAGTGAAAACTTGTCAATATGTAACATTTGTTCCTTACCAATATTTGCACCAGTTGAATTAAAAGTGAAATGCCAAAATTGTGCTGGTTTAGAAAGTAAAGTTTTATGCAATGACAACTTGTGATTGCCTTATATGGATCAGCTTTTCTGCATTTTTCGACAAGATAGCGAACGGGAGCAGACTTGTCCATAGAAATTACATACATCACTCAACCCAATCAGGTACCTAACAGTATCTATGTAAGACTAGAGTTGTTTCTCAATTCTTATATGGTAGTTATAATTTGTTTGACGGGAGAAATTGATCGGCAATGAACTGATCTTCTGTAATTCATTGCCGATCAATTTCTCCCATAATTGGAGATTATAACTTGTTTGATGGGAGAAATTGATGGTAGTTATAACTTGTTCTCTTTGCTGgaggttataattttttatctttGTTGGGTTTTTCCACGTGAACTGATTTTCCGTTCGAAAGTTCAGAAGTTTCAATTTGCGCACTGTTACTGAAAATAAATTGTAACCATTTCATTTCTCTAAAATGCTCTCAATCACACATACAATCAGTAAGTGACATAAACGGTGAACTCCAACAGTGTCTCCGCCCCATCAGTTTGCTGATTGGAAGCCAGGAAGGTCTTAACCAACGCGAAACCCTTAGCATTGACATACTTTCCGGTGCCACCCATAATGGCCAAATGAGACTCTGACACAGCT
This region of Malus domestica chromosome 07, GDT2T_hap1 genomic DNA includes:
- the LOC114825885 gene encoding dirigent protein 18-like — its product is MRNVLNVTHPSSSLSKPSTTKVTSQLPFSKPIGLLPPNGGVPLPETIPATQTLDLSGVGLFFPARATLQELELGIVTLIDEDIFESSGYYGPQIIGKAQGIFVASSEDGSSHMMAMTAHFADGRFKDGLRFFGVHRTDVDKRDGSHVAVIGGIGKYEGANGYATVNAVNNAGANAIWEEENKLLRLNIYLS
- the LOC114825795 gene encoding dirigent protein 24-like, with translation MAKSHKSLKSTLYILLLAITLGFAGSARILDEAQPVASNPLQTTVPTTNPLPSGQIPIIAPATTTVDDDVDDADSPIPETDAPPEADVVPPVVPPVVPPVTTVPQANSPLPETHDEPAIVPTPVANVAPVATPAVPVTTPVAGPVTTSPTGPAATAAVARTETPHLSFFMHDILGGSHPSVRVVTGLIANTVLNPAFSKPNNNIFPVSGGTPLSNNNINGFLNNNNIPNIAGLSGLTNSQSSTVIQNSGNNNIVNDGSNQPFVTAGQLPNGATLQKLMFGSVTVIDDDLTEGHELGSAVLGKAQGFYLASSLDGNSHTMAFTMLLHAGEHDVEDTISLFGVHRTASPVSHIAVIGGTGKYENANGYAAIESLHQVDQHTTDGVDTIMQISVYLSE